A region from the Acyrthosiphon pisum isolate AL4f chromosome A1, pea_aphid_22Mar2018_4r6ur, whole genome shotgun sequence genome encodes:
- the LOC103309069 gene encoding uncharacterized protein LOC103309069 gives MGGSSYIELPTYIDRKRGTINPQNIDQECFKWAILAKHVTVTGSVVYRIGENYKKHEGKYNFDGLTFPTPLSDITKFEKNNVKVSVNVYGLEKKFQPPRKYPTYEVYPLRVVDEEKKDHFDLFLITDGDNSHYTYISNFSRLVRAQKTGHSERVVFCKRCFTSFDNRNLKYKLSGQEALDQHKLICGAHKPIFPEMPKEGDCVEFRAWKNTVRHPFVIYADFEAILAKTEEKRGDSTTIMHRHEAMSYGFLVKASEDVPADLLVQYGIPAGPVIYRGSENRTDVARHFVETIVDVARKIENLMKANIPLIMTEGEEKTHQECNACNLCKCILAGGDKVRDHDHLTGKFRQTLCSRCNLELQQPKFVPVFFHNLSNYESHFIITELGCDTQAINVIPNSEEKFISFSKYISSTFTVRFIDTFRFMASSLSSLAENLVTPEHENFRETAKHFVVGDMPLVTRKGVYPYEYTDSWERLEDRRLPSKRDFFSTLTETGIKEEDFEHAKLVWDHFDCNTLGEYSDLYLKIDVLLLSDVFENFRDVCMRAYNLDAANYFTAPGLSFDAMLKFTGQKLQLLHDYDMLLMFENGMRGGLVQASKRYAKANNTKTPGYDETKDKSWIVYQDCNNLYGWAMSQYMPYGGFNWVEPTLNGLNDLIDTSPIGRVEDYAIEEEGDEDGVGVV, from the exons ATGGGTGGATCGTCATATATTGAGTTACCGACGTATATTGACAGGAAACGAGGAACAATAAACCCTCAAAACATTGACCAGGAGTGTTTTAAGTGGGCAATTCTGGCGAAGCATGTGACTGTGACAGGTTCAGTGGTATATCGTATcggagaaaattataaaaaacatgaaggaaaatataattttgacggCCTCACCTTCCCCACGCCTCTATCGGATATAActaaattcgaaaaaaataacgttaaagTGTCCGTAAATGTTTACGGATTGGAAAAAAAGTTTCAACCGCCCAGGAAATATCCGACGTATGAGGTGTACCCGTTACGTGTGGTCGACGAAGAAAAAAAGGAccattttgacttgtttttaaTAACGGACGGCGACAACTCGCATTATACTTACATCTCTAATTTTTCACGACTAGTGCGTGCGCAGAAAACCGGACATAGTGAGAGAGTTGTTTTTTGTAAAAGGTGTTTTACGTCATTCGACAAccgaaatttaaaatacaagttgAGTGGGCAGGAGGCCCTGGACCAACATAAACTGATTTGTGGGGCGCATAAGCCAATTTTTCCGGAGATGCCGAAGGAGGGTGATTGTGTTGAGTTCAGGGCGTGGAAAAACACGGTGAGACACCCGTTTGTAATTTACGCGGATTTTGAGGCGATCTTGGCGAAGACGGAGGAAAAGAGGGGTGATAGTACCACAATTATGCATAGACATGAAGCTATGAGCTATGGGTTTTTGGTGAAGGCGAGCGAGGACGTGCCGGCGGATTTATTGGTTCAATACGGGATACCGGCGGGGCCGGTAATCTACAGAGGCAGCGAAAACAGGACAGACGTGGCGAGACATTTTGTGGAGACGATTGTTGATGTGGCCCGGAAAATCGAAAATCTGATGAAGGCGAATATTCCTTTAATCATGACCGAGGGCGAAGAAAAAACACACCAAGAGTGTAATGCGTGTAActtatgcaaatgcatattagCCGGGGGCGATAAGGTTAGGGATCATGACCATTTAACGGGCAAATTTAGGCAGACCTTGTGCTCTAGGTGTAACTTAGAGTTGCAACAGCCTAAATTTGTCCCcgtattttttcataatctCTCAAACTACGAATCGCACTTCATAATCACTGAACTTGGGTGTGATACACAGGCGATCAACGTTATACCGAACAGTGAGGAGAAATTTATATCTTTCTCGAAATATATAAGTAGTACCTTCACTGTTCGGTTTATCGACACGTTCAGGTTTATGGCGTCGAGTCTGTCGTCCCTGGCCGAAAATTTAGTTACACCCGAACATGAGAACTTCCGTGAGACAGCCAAACATTTTGTCGTCGGAGATATGCCGCTTGTGACACGTAAAGGTGTGTACCCATACGAGTACACAGATAGTTGGGAGCGGTTGGAAGACAGGAGACTACCGAGTAAGAGGGATTTTTTTAGTACGTTGACGGAGACCGGGATTAAGGAGGAAGATTTCGAACACGCAAAGTTGGTCTGGGACCACTTTGATTGCAATACGTTGGGCGAATATAGCGACCTGTATCTCAAAATCGATGTGTTGTTGTTGTCGGACGTTTTCGAGAACTTTCGCGATGTATGCATGCGGGCATACAACCTCGACGCCGCAAATTATTTCACCGCCCCAGGACTTAGTTTTGACGCAATGTTGAAGTTTACAGGGCAGAAACTTCAATTATTACATGATTATGACATGTTGTTGATGTTCGAGAAtg gtATGCGCGGTGGACTAGTGCAAGCGAGTAAGAGGTACGCGAAGgcgaataatacaaaaactccGGGGTATGATGAGACAAAAGATAAATCATGGATAGTATATCAGGact gtaataacttgTACGGATGGGCTATGTCGCAGTACATGCCGTACGGTGGGTTCAACTGGGTTGAACCTACATTGAATGGATTGAACGATTTGATTGACACCTCCCCCATAGGACGAGT GGAAGACTATGCAATCGAAGAGGAAGGAGATGAAGATGGAGTTGGTGTCGTGTGA
- the LOC107883442 gene encoding uncharacterized protein LOC107883442 produces MYEYHYDVMQRHYGDRIKLMYTDTDSLIYYIETQDFYVDLAANSNLLDRMDTANLSSDHPCYVATRKKEPGFFSDEVDGDIITEFVALRAESYAFNIYAREDRVGGEKIKAKGIRAHVVKNHMTLEDHKKCLFDADGVEAYKENVSIRSFNYQLMTIKTRKLTYNNYDDKRVVLEDKINTLAHGHYSIEEDVLWPELDEEGQNWNEEEKGLMKSLLHYIT; encoded by the exons ATGTATGAGTACCATTATGATGTCATGCAAAGGCATTATGGAGACAGGATTAAACTAATGTACACTGACacag attcactgatatattatattgaaacccAAGATTTTTATGTAGACTTGGCTGCTAATTCTAATCTACTGGACCGGATGGATACTGCTAACCTGTCCAGTGACCATCCGTGTTATGTGGCAACCAGAAAGAAGGAGCCGGGGTTCTTCTCCGATGAAGTGGACGGGGATATTATTACAGAGTTTGTTGCGTTGAGGGCGGAATCATATGCCTTCAACATATATGCTAGAGAGGACAGAGTAGGAGGAGAGAAGATCAAAGCGAAGGGTATCAGAGCTCATGTGGTTAAAAACCATATGACTCTCGAGGACCATAAAAAGTGTTTGTTTGATGCAGATGGAGTGGAGGCGTACAAGGAGAATGTTTCGATCAGGTCGTTTAACTACCAACTCATGACGATAAAGACCAGAAAATTAACGTACAACAATTATGATGATAAGAGGGTGGTACTAgaggataaaataaatacactggCGCATGGCCATTATAGTATAGA GGAAGATGTCTTATGGCCTGAATTAGATGAAGAAGGACAGAACTGGAACGAGGAAGAGAAAGGATTAATGAAAAGCCTTCTACATTACATAACCtga